The sequence GGCTACGGGGATAGCCCGTTCGGAGATCCTTCGCAAACGTCTTTACCTTTTCGTGGTTTGCTTTCATGGTCTTCTCCTCTGCTTGTCGTGCGCTTTGCCAAGGATAGGTCAGGTTGAAAGCTTTCTCCCCACTCCGCTACTCTTACTTTTTGCTGGCGTCATAGTAGAACCGCTCATGGATGATCTTGTCCTTGTTCCATTTCGACACCACCACCTGTTCCATATGGACCGCCTGCCCGTTCGTCGCGATGAAGTCCAGGCTGCATTCATAGAATGTGACATTGTCACCCACGGCTGAGGCCGTCACATTGAACCCTTTCCACTCTTTCACGCCACTCATGAACTGTTTTTCCCGCTCAATATTCGCGGCCTGACCGACGGTCGGAGGGTTGGCATTCTCTTGCATAGCCGCGTCCTTGTCATAAAACTCGGTCATCGCTTCAATAATTTTCCCCTGACGGATGTAGCCGAATAAACCGTTCAACCGCTGTTGCAAATTCGTCGTGCTCATGATCATTTCTCCTTTTGAGGTTTCCTGGCGAATGTTATTCCGGCCTTCTGCACTTCCTGATAGGGGAGCAGCCAGACCAACGATTCATCGCTGAGATCTCCGACTTGGATACGATTCCCCCACGGATCCCGAAAGTCGCAGCGAAAATCCGGGTGAAGTTTCAACTTATACTTCTGCGTCAGCTTCTTGCGAACTTCTTGAATCTGCTTCGCGTCGCGCACCATCAATCCAAAATGTTTCACTCGGTCCGGCTGAAGCTGCGCGACCTCAAAGATCGCCATGAATTGATGCGCGCCCAACTTACACCAGGCTGCGCCTTCTCCGCCCCGCAACATCTTCAGGCCAAAGACATCGGAATAAAACTTCATGGCCTTCTTGGCATCGGTGACTTCGATCACCACATGATTACAACCATAGACCTGAACGGCCACTACCCACCTACCTTCCCCACTGCCGAACCGGCCGCGCTCTCCCTGAGGGCAGCGACAAACTGTTCGGGAGGTTGCGCCCCGGAGAGCACATAGACTCCATTGACGACGAAATAGGGAACACCTCGAATGCCCAAACGATGGCCTACGGCTTCCTCTGCCTTCACTTCCCCGACACCTTCATCGCCGGTCAGAAACGTTTCGGTCTCGGTTTGATCGAGCCCAGCCTGAGCCGCGACGAGAGACAACGTCTCAATACTCCCAATATCTCCACCCTCGACGAAATAGTGGTGAAAGAGCACCTCGACCATCTCTTCTTGCTTACCCAGATGCCCTGCCAGCCAGATGAGGCGATGCGCGGCAAATGTGTTGGGCGTGCGGGCAATCCGCTCAAAAACGAACGGGATCTCCTCTTCGACACCTGCAGCCGCAACGCGGTCGTAGATCGCTCGAGCAGCCTCAGGGCCACCAAACTTCGTTTCAAGGTACTGCCGCCGATCCAACCCGTTCTTTGGCATCGTCGGATTCAACTGGAACGGCTTCCATACTACACGCGTCTTCACTGTTTCGCCGACTTGCTGTAGTGCCCGTTCAAGCCGCCGCTTGCCCACATAGCACCAGGGACAGATGACATCCGAGTAAACATCGATACGGATTGCTGCGCCCTGGCCATTCATACGCTTCACCCTTCACACTCCACGAACGACGCTTAAAATAGATGTCCCATCCTTCCGGCCTGATAATCTTCGACCGCCTGAACAAGTTCGGCTTTAGTATTCATGACAAACGGACCATAGCGCGCGATCGGCTGATTGATCGGCTCTCCGCTCATGATTAAGAGCCGGCTCTCTTCGTGGGCTTCTATGTTGAGTTGAGAGCCTTCACCGTGACACACAGCCAATTCCGCCTCTCCGGCCGTATGAGTGCTGTTCAGCCTCGTTCGACCTGTTATCACCAACAGGGAAACATTATGGCCCTGAGGGAAAATCAGGGCAGCGCTCTCACTATCTTGCAATTGGAGATCGTAGAGCTCGATCGGTGTAACGGTATGGGCCGGCCCCTTACGTCCCTGAAACGATCCTGCAATCACTCGCAACTTTCCTCCGCCGTTCAAATCGATAGCTGGAATATCGGCATCCAGAATCGTCTGATAGCGTGGCACGGACATTTTCTGAGACTGCGGTAGATTGACCCACAGTTGGACGGCCTGAAAGGTTCCTCCCTCCTTGGCCCACTGTGTCTCGTGCATCTCTTCATGAACGACGCCGGACGCCGCCGTCATCCACTGGACATCACCAGGCCTAATCACGCCGGCATTACCCGCCGAATCCCGATGAGCCACGGCACCTTGATACATGATCGTCACCGTTTCAAACCCGCGATGCGGGTGCTCCCCGACCCCTCGCGGTTGATCGGTGCCGGAAAATTGATGCGGTCCGGCATAGTCCAACATGAGGAACGGATCAACCTGTCGATCGAGATCGTTGCTTGGAAACAAATTGCGAACAGGAAACCCATCGCCGACCATATGGGCAGATCCTGGTTGATAGACTCCGAGTACGTCCTTGGTAGCCGTGGTGCTTGTTGTCATGATCCCCTCCTTATTTCACCATCTCCTGTAACGCATCCTGAAGCGTCACAGTTCCCCTCACCAGTCTGACCGGTTGTTCATACCTGATCAGGCCTTTTGAGAACGCGGTGTACATTTCTTCAAATAACCTCGCTGCCTCGTCGGAAAACCCAAATGATTTGAATGTCGGGACAACGGCACTCAGAGGCGCATGCTGAGCCGTGACCGTTTTTCCTAGGATCTGGCCAAGCGCCGTTGCCACCTGTTCTGGACTGTACTCTTCAGGACCCGCCATTTCCACGATCTGCTTGCCCCGCCCACCGGCGATCAAATGCTCGGCCGCAATCCTGCCGATATCCTTGGTCGAAATCATCGGAATCTTCGCCTGAGGCGCAATGAACGTGGGCAGAACTCCCTCCGCCTTCACCGCACCGACCACCGGCGTCCAATTCTCCATGAAGTAGGGTGAACGAAGAATCGTGAGATGCCGGACCGAGGCTCGCAGTTTCCCTTCACCATAATGCACGGCTCGA is a genomic window of Candidatus Nitrospira kreftii containing:
- a CDS encoding NAD-dependent dehydratase, whose amino-acid sequence is MFVVVGATGNTGSAVVKTLLGKKQPVRIVVRSTEKGSTWEAKGAEVVVASLDDVSALAKAFEGATGIYLMIPPNYAATAWLSDQQVRLDRAAEAVQKSGAGHVAFLSSIGGQLPDGTGPIRAVHYGEGKLRASVRHLTILRSPYFMENWTPVVGAVKAEGVLPTFIAPQAKIPMISTKDIGRIAAEHLIAGGRGKQIVEMAGPEEYSPEQVATALGQILGKTVTAQHAPLSAVVPTFKSFGFSDEAARLFEEMYTAFSKGLIRYEQPVRLVRGTVTLQDALQEMVK
- a CDS encoding putative Quercetin 2,3-dioxygenase, which produces MTTSTTATKDVLGVYQPGSAHMVGDGFPVRNLFPSNDLDRQVDPFLMLDYAGPHQFSGTDQPRGVGEHPHRGFETVTIMYQGAVAHRDSAGNAGVIRPGDVQWMTAASGVVHEEMHETQWAKEGGTFQAVQLWVNLPQSQKMSVPRYQTILDADIPAIDLNGGGKLRVIAGSFQGRKGPAHTVTPIELYDLQLQDSESAALIFPQGHNVSLLVITGRTRLNSTHTAGEAELAVCHGEGSQLNIEAHEESRLLIMSGEPINQPIARYGPFVMNTKAELVQAVEDYQAGRMGHLF
- a CDS encoding Glyoxalase, with the protein product MAVQVYGCNHVVIEVTDAKKAMKFYSDVFGLKMLRGGEGAAWCKLGAHQFMAIFEVAQLQPDRVKHFGLMVRDAKQIQEVRKKLTQKYKLKLHPDFRCDFRDPWGNRIQVGDLSDESLVWLLPYQEVQKAGITFARKPQKEK
- a CDS encoding hypothetical protein (conserved protein of unknown function) — protein: MSTTNLQQRLNGLFGYIRQGKIIEAMTEFYDKDAAMQENANPPTVGQAANIEREKQFMSGVKEWKGFNVTASAVGDNVTFYECSLDFIATNGQAVHMEQVVVSKWNKDKIIHERFYYDASKK
- a CDS encoding putative thiol oxidoreductase, DsbA family, FrnE subfamily, which encodes MNGQGAAIRIDVYSDVICPWCYVGKRRLERALQQVGETVKTRVVWKPFQLNPTMPKNGLDRRQYLETKFGGPEAARAIYDRVAAAGVEEEIPFVFERIARTPNTFAAHRLIWLAGHLGKQEEMVEVLFHHYFVEGGDIGSIETLSLVAAQAGLDQTETETFLTGDEGVGEVKAEEAVGHRLGIRGVPYFVVNGVYVLSGAQPPEQFVAALRESAAGSAVGKVGG